CGTGCTGCAGCAGGTCGGCGATGACCGCCTCTGCGGTCGGGTGGTCGAGGTGCGCGACCGGCTCGTCGAGCAGGATCACCGGTCGCCCGCTCGCGATGGCCCGGGCGATGGACAGTCGGGCCCGCTCGCCGCCCGAGACCCCCAGCCCGCCGGTCCCGAGCCGGCTGTCGAGACCGTCGGGGAGTCCGGTGAGCCAGGTGCCCAGCCCGGCCCGGCGAAGGGAGTCGACCAACGCCTCGTCGTCGGCGTCCGGTGCGGCGAGGGCGAGGTTGGCGCGCAGGCTCGCGGCGAGGACGTGCGGCTCGTCGTCGACGATGGCGAAGAGTGCTCGCACGTCGGCCAGGTCGAGATCGGCGACGTCGGTGCCGCCGATCGTGTAGCTCCCACCGATCGGGTCGAGGTGGCGGGCGAGGACCGCGAGGGCGGTCGACTTGCCGCTGCCGTTGGGCCCGACCAGCGCGATGCGGGCACCCGGCTCGACGGTCAGGTCGAGGGGCCCGAGGTGGGTGCGGCCGGGGAGCCAGCCGGCGGTGAGCCCGCGCAGCTCGAGCCGTGGCGCGGTCGCGCTCCCTGAGGAGGTCGCGGTCCGTGAGGAGGTCACGTTCCCTGAGGAGGTCGCGGTCCGTGAGGAGGTCACGTTCCCTGAGGAGGTCGCGAAGCGACCGTCTCGAAGGGCGCCCTCCACCACGGCCGGCTCCTGGTCGAGCAGCTCGTCGAGACGCTGCTGGCAGGCGCGGGCCCGGGCATGGGCGCGGGTGGCGTCGGTGAGGACGCCGAGGGCTTCGCCGGTCGCGACGGGGGCGAGGACGAGGAGGGCCATGACGGGGGTGCTCGCGCCGGAGCCTGCCGCGAGGGTGGCCGAGGCGAGGGCGCCGGCCCCGGTGATCACGAGCACCGCTGCGGCAGAGAGCGATCGGCCGCGGGCCTGTCTGGTGACCGTGGCCTGGAGGGTGTCGTGCGCGGCGCGCAACCACTCGGCGGCGGTGGCCGTGCCCCCGATGGAGCGCAGCTCGTCGGAGTGCTCGGAGCCCAGCTGGGCGACGCGGGCGACCTCGGCGCGGGCTGTGAGCACCTCGGACTGTGACTGCGACTCGAGGCGGTCGGCGATGGTGGCGACCACGGCGGTGGCGGCGAGCATGCCGGCGACGACCAGGCCGACGCCGGGGTCGACGAGGGCGGTCAGGGCCGCGGCCGTGATGCCGGCGAGGAGCGCGGCGATCGCCGGGACGGTGACTCGCACCGATGCCTCGACGACGTCGGTCAGGTCGTCGACGACGCCGGTGAGCACGTCGGCGCGCCCGCGGGACCCGAGCCTGGCTGGGGTGAGGGGGATGAGGGCCGCGTAGGTTCGGGTGCGCCGCTCGGCGAGGTCGCCGAGCGCGACGTCGTGGCTGCGCAGTCGCTCCCAGTAGCGGAAGACGGGACGCGCGAGACCAAAGGTGCGCACGGCGACGATCGTCGTCAGCAGCAGCATGATCTGCGGTCGCTGGTCGGCCCGGACGATCAGCCAGCCCGAGGTGGTCGTCAGCGCGATGCCGGAGGCGGTGGCGATCCCGCCCAGGAGGCCGGCCATGATCAGCCCGCGGCTGAGTCCCAGAACCCGCATCTCCTTAAGGTCGTGCGCACCCGGCCGCATTTCCTTAAGGTCGTGCGCACCTGTCCGCATTTCCTTAAGGTCGTGCGCACCTGTCCGCATCTCCTTAAGGTCGTGCGCACCCGGCCGCATCTTCTTGGGGTCGTGCGCACTCATCGGGTCACCGCCGGCTGGCCGAGGCGGACGTGGTGGTCGGCCCTGGCCACGAGGTCGGGCTGGTGGCTGACCGCGATGACCGTGCGGGTGGCGGCGAGGTGGGTGATGGTGTCTCCGATCGTGGCTGCCGACTCCAGGTCGACGTGGGCGGTCGGCTCGTCGAGCAGGACCACGGGCGAAGGGGAGAGCAGCGCCCGGGCGAGGACGAGTCGGGCGCGCTGGCCGGCCGAGAGCCCGAAGCCGTCGTCGCCCAGGGGGCTGTCGATGCCCTGGGGGAGTGCGGCGATCGCCTCGTCGAGCCCGACCTCGCGCAGCGCCTGCCAGACATCGGTGGACTCGGCCGGGCCCGCGATCGTCAGGTTGGCGCGCAGGGTGCCAGCGCCGAGGAAGGGCCGCTGGGTCACCAGATGCACCTCTGGGGAGTGGATCTCTCCGCGGTCGGGGCGGCGGATGCCGGCGATGACCTCGAGCAGGGTCGTCTTGCCGCACCCCGACGGTCCGGTGACGACGGTCAGCCCGGGTCCGGCGACGAGGTCGACGCCGGCCAGGACCGCCCGCTCCGCGCCGGGATAGCTGTAGTCCACCCCGGTGAGCGAGACGGTGCCGGGCAGGGCGAAGGGGGCACCCCCCTTCGCCCGCATCTCCTTAAGGTCGTGCGGGTTGTCGTGCGCATCAGGCCGCATCTCCTTAAGGTCGTGCGCATCCGGCCGCATCTCCTTGAGGTCGTGCGGGTTTTCGTGCGGTTCGAGGTCGGCGAGGATCTCGTCGAGGGCCGCGGCGCCGTCGGCGGCGGAGTGGAACTCGGTGCCCACCCGGCGGATCGGCCAGTAGGCCTCGGGGGCGAGCAGGATCGCGGTGAGCCCGACGAGCAGCTCCGTCGACCCGGTGGTCAGGCGCAGCCCGACGACGACGGCGACGATCGCGACCGAGATCGTCGCGAGCAGCTCCAGCGCGGCCGCGGACATGAAGGCCAGGCGCAGGGTGCGCATCGTCGCCCTGCGGTGACGCTGGCTCACCTCACCGATGACCTCGACCTGGCGCTCGGCCCGGCCATAGCTGACGAGCGTCGGCAGCCCGCGCATGACGTCGAGGAAGTGCCCCGACAGATCACGAAGGGAGTCCCACCGCCGCTCCGTGTTCTCCTGGGTCGTCGCCCCGATGAGTGCGGCGAAGAGCGGCAGCAGGGGCACGGTGAGGATCACGACGAGGGCGCTCGGCCAGTCCACGACGAGCAGGCAGGCGATGGCCAGCGGCGGGACCACGGCGGCCGAGACGAGCGCCGGCAGGTACTTCGCGACATAGGGCTCGACCGCACCGGTGCCCTGCGTCGCGAGGGTGAGCGCCCTGTCGCCAGAGGGGCGCTCGTCGATCGTGCGCCGCGACCACACCTCGAGCAGCTGCTCGCGCAGGCGGGTGGCCACGACCGTGCCGGCGTGGGCCGCGATCATCTCCGAGACGGCCCCGAGGAGCGCGCGCACGGCGAAGAGTCCACCCGTCCACGCCAACGGTGCGACCAGGTCCTGGCCGCGCACCACGGCCACGACGAGCGCCGCCAGGGCGAAGGCGGTCCCGATCGTCGCGATGCCCTGTGCCACACCGATGCCCGCGAGGGCAGCGACCGGCCTGCGGGTGGCTGGGACCACTCTCAGGATGCGCGGGTCGAAGGGCTTCA
The genomic region above belongs to Janibacter limosus and contains:
- the cydC gene encoding thiol reductant ABC exporter subunit CydC codes for the protein MSAHDPKKMRPGAHDLKEMRTGAHDLKEMRTGAHDLKEMRPGAHDLKEMRVLGLSRGLIMAGLLGGIATASGIALTTTSGWLIVRADQRPQIMLLLTTIVAVRTFGLARPVFRYWERLRSHDVALGDLAERRTRTYAALIPLTPARLGSRGRADVLTGVVDDLTDVVEASVRVTVPAIAALLAGITAAALTALVDPGVGLVVAGMLAATAVVATIADRLESQSQSEVLTARAEVARVAQLGSEHSDELRSIGGTATAAEWLRAAHDTLQATVTRQARGRSLSAAAVLVITGAGALASATLAAGSGASTPVMALLVLAPVATGEALGVLTDATRAHARARACQQRLDELLDQEPAVVEGALRDGRFATSSGNVTSSRTATSSGNVTSSRTATSSGSATAPRLELRGLTAGWLPGRTHLGPLDLTVEPGARIALVGPNGSGKSTALAVLARHLDPIGGSYTIGGTDVADLDLADVRALFAIVDDEPHVLAASLRANLALAAPDADDEALVDSLRRAGLGTWLTGLPDGLDSRLGTGGLGVSGGERARLSIARAIASGRPVILLDEPVAHLDHPTAEAVIADLLQHAGERSVIMVTHHGVGLDRMDRIVTIETKGVSRRAQERIAG
- the cydD gene encoding thiol reductant ABC exporter subunit CydD encodes the protein MKPFDPRILRVVPATRRPVAALAGIGVAQGIATIGTAFALAALVVAVVRGQDLVAPLAWTGGLFAVRALLGAVSEMIAAHAGTVVATRLREQLLEVWSRRTIDERPSGDRALTLATQGTGAVEPYVAKYLPALVSAAVVPPLAIACLLVVDWPSALVVILTVPLLPLFAALIGATTQENTERRWDSLRDLSGHFLDVMRGLPTLVSYGRAERQVEVIGEVSQRHRRATMRTLRLAFMSAAALELLATISVAIVAVVVGLRLTTGSTELLVGLTAILLAPEAYWPIRRVGTEFHSAADGAAALDEILADLEPHENPHDLKEMRPDAHDLKEMRPDAHDNPHDLKEMRAKGGAPFALPGTVSLTGVDYSYPGAERAVLAGVDLVAGPGLTVVTGPSGCGKTTLLEVIAGIRRPDRGEIHSPEVHLVTQRPFLGAGTLRANLTIAGPAESTDVWQALREVGLDEAIAALPQGIDSPLGDDGFGLSAGQRARLVLARALLSPSPVVLLDEPTAHVDLESAATIGDTITHLAATRTVIAVSHQPDLVARADHHVRLGQPAVTR